The following proteins are encoded in a genomic region of Arachis stenosperma cultivar V10309 chromosome 4, arast.V10309.gnm1.PFL2, whole genome shotgun sequence:
- the LOC130974358 gene encoding LOW QUALITY PROTEIN: pentatricopeptide repeat-containing protein At5g67570, chloroplastic (The sequence of the model RefSeq protein was modified relative to this genomic sequence to represent the inferred CDS: deleted 1 base in 1 codon), with amino-acid sequence MEALQRYTTIFPSHAQFEPDKEAIKRTLIRKGVDPTPKIVHNLRKKQIQKHNRKLNRQAQKSNEPPPLTESQKQAMLEEQQFKVVKHEYKEFNKVVEALKPKESENDHRFLMVGKPWEGTQKVEFWERVRANEECEGGKLKRERLKELKDMFEARKVDELKWVFDDDIEMNELWFNADNEGWHKGKKTRNRSEADVIRFLVDRLCDREITVKDWKFSRLMKLSGLPFTEGQLMRIVELLGVKGCWKQALSAVQWVYNYKDHRKYQSRFVYTKLLSVLGKARRPKEALQIFNLMRRNIHAYPDMAAYHSVAVTLGQAGLLKELLTIVECMRQKPKIFKFMRHKDWDPTLEPDLVIYNAVLNACVPTKQWKAVSWVFKQLKRSGLKPNGATYGLAMEVMLESGNYDLVHELFGKMTRSGEVPKALTYKVLVRCLWKEGKVEEAIETVREMESRGVMGAASVYYELACCLCNYGRWQDAIVEVENIRRLSHARPLEVTFTGMIMSSMDGGHLNDCIHIFEHMKDVCTPNIGAVNTMLKVYGQNDMFLKAKELFEEVRALRLDTFAPQEVVGDGSSIIPDMYTYSAMLEASASAHQWEYFEHVYKEMILFGCKLDQNKSATVLVKASRAGKCHLLEHEFDMILEAGEIPHRMFFFELVIQAISQHNYERAVILVNTMAYAPFRVTEKQWTDMFKENKDRISHENLQRLLDSLGNCDVVSEATVSNLSRSLHVLCGLGASKTISRVIPSGIESTGNFQNDEINSDEREDEPNISGRMMMESAELENDSSESEAFIFNYDQDDIGENNDFFRPQKFKMEDRINYGANRLEFADNLAPEKSSDNSNEVLGEDGNYKDDDDGEGVPGKPSAYEILEAWKKMRKEDKYILHTELGCS; translated from the exons ATGGAAGCACTTCAGAGATACACCACCATCTTCCCTTCTCACGCTCAATTTGAACCTGACAAGGAAGCCATCAAGCGCACCCTCATCCGAAAGGGTGTCGACCCCACACCCAAAATTGTCCACAACCTCCGCAAGAAACAGATTCAGAAACACAACCGGAAGCTCAACCGCCAGGCCCAGAAATCCAACGAGCCCCCTCCACTCACTGAGTCACAGAAGCAAGCCATGTTGGAGGAACAGCAATTCAAAGTTGTTAAGCATGAGTACAAGGAGTTCAACAAAGTGGTTGAAGCTCTAAAACCCAAGGAAAGTGAAAATGATCACAGGTTCTTGATGGTGGGGAAGCCTTGGGAGGGGACTCAAAAG GTTGAGTTTTGGGAGCGAGTGAGGGCAAACGAGGAATGTGAAGGAGGGAAGCTGAAGAGGGAGAGGTTGAAGGAGCTGAAGGACATGTTTGAGGCAAGAAAGGTGGATGAACTGAAGTGGGTTTTCGATGATGATATCGAAATGAACGAGCTTTGGTTCAATGCGGATAATGAAGGCTGGCATAAAGGAAAGAAGACAAGAAATCGTAGTGAGGCTGATGTCATAAGGTTTCTTGTTGATAG GTTATGTGATAGGGAGATTACTGTGAAGGATTGGAAGTTTTCAAGATTAATGAAGCTTTCAGGATTACCATTTACCGAGGGTCAGTTGATGAGGATTGTTGAGTTGCTTGGTGTCAAAGGTTGTTGGAAGCAAGCACTTTCTGCTGTCCAATGGGTGTATAATTATAAAGATCATAGGAAATATCAAAGCAG GTTTGTTTACACAAAACTTCTTTCTGTTCTTGGGAAGGCAAGAAGACCAAAGGAAGCTCTTCAGATTTTTAATTTGATGCGT AGAAATATCCATGCATATCCTGATATGGCTGCATATCACAGTGTTGCTGTTACACTTGGTCAAGCTGGTCTTCTTAAAGAATTGCTGACTATTGTTGAATGCATGAGGCAGAAAcccaaaatatttaaatttatgcGTCACAAGGACTGGGATCCAACTCTTGAACCTGATTTGGTTATTTATAATGCT GTACTTAATGCTTGTGTTCCAACGAAACAGTGGAAAGCTGTGTCCTGGGTTTTCAAGCAACTGAAGAGAAGTGGTCTGAAACCTAATGGAGCAACTTATGGACTTGCAATGGAG GTAATGCTGGAATCAGGCAATTATGACCTTGTCCATGAGCTGTTCGGAAAGATGACAAGAAGTGGGGAAGTTCCAAAAGCTTTAACTTATAAAG TATTGGTAAGATGTTTGTGGAAGGAAGGTAAAGTTGAAGAAGCTATTGAAACTGTCAGGGAAATGGAAAGTAGAGGAGTTATGGGAGCTGCCAGCGTCTATTATGAACTCGCGTGTTGCCTCTGCAATTATGGAAGGTGGCAAGATGCTATTGTAGAG GTCGAGAATATTAGAAGACTTTCTCATGCTCGGCCGTTGGAAGTTACCTTCACCGGCATGATAATGTCTTCTATGGATGGTGGGCATCTTAACGATTGCATACATATTTTTGAACACATGAAAGACGTTTGTACTCCTAACATAGGGGCTGTAAATACGATGCTCAAAGTTTATGGCCAGAATGATATGTTTTTGAAAGCTAAAGAGTTATTTGAGGAAGTTAGGGCCCTTAGATTAGATACCTTTGCCCCTCAAGAAGTTGTTGGTGATGGTAGCTCGATTATCCCGGACATGTACACATATAGTGCTATGTTGGAAGCATCTGCCAGTGCTCATCAGTGGGAATACTTCGAGCATGTATACAAAGAGATGATTCTTTTTGGTTGTAAATTGGATCAAAATAAATCTGCGACAGTACTTGTAAAAGCATCAAGAGCTGGCAAG TGTCATTTACTCGAGCATGAATTCGACATGATTCTGGAAGCTGGTGAAATTCCTCACCGTATGTTCTTTTTTGAATTGGTGATTCAAGCTATATCTCAACACAATTATGAGCGAGCTGTTATCTTAGTTAACACCATGGCATATGCACCATTCCGAGTGACTGAAAAGCAGTGGACAGACATGTTTAAGGAAAATAAAGACCGGATTAGCCATGAAAATCTACAGCGGCTATTGGATTCTCTTGGTAACTGTGATGTCGTGTCAGAAGCAACAGTCTCAAATTTATCAAGATCGTTGCATGTTCTCTGCGGATTAGGTGCGTCGAAAACAATCTCTAGAGTCATCCCTTCTGGGATTGAAAGTACGGGAAATTTTCAGAATGACGAAATTAATTCAGATGAAAGAGAAGATGAGCCAAATATTTCAGGGAGAATGATGATGGAAAGTGCTGAGCTCGAAAATGACTCCAGTGAATCAGAGGCATTTATCTTCAATTATGATCAAGATGATATAGGAGAAAATAATGACTTTTTCAGGCCTCAAAAATTTAAGATGGAAGATAGAATAAATTATGGTGCTAATAGGCTGGAATTTGCCGATAATCTTGCACCTGAAAAGTCTTCCGATAATTCAAATGAGGTGCTCGGGGAAGATGGAAACTataaagatgatgatgatggtgaggGAGTACCTGGCAAGCCCTCAGCATATGAAATATTGGAAGCATGGAAGAAAATGAGGAAGGAAGATAAG TACATTTTACACACTGAACTTGGTTGTAGCTAG